Part of the Caldalkalibacillus salinus genome, GTCATAACCATCAAGTTTTTTTTTGAGGATATAGACTTTCAATTCAATGCACCCTTTCTAATTTTCAGTATAGCGACCAATAAATAGTCTACCATTCATTAAATCCTCTCGAATAACCTGGAGTACATCAGCTGCTATTAATTGCTTCTATGGTAAAGATAAATGGCTGTAATCATTTCGCATATCTCTAAGCTTTATATAGACATATTCATAGTAATTCTTCGTATGTCCTCCATTATGTGTTGCAACAGTTAACATAGTTCCGTCATAATCAGGTAGATTGTAGTGCGAATATCCTTTAACTTTTGGTAACCAGATTCCATTCGCAGCGGAATTAATATCTACACCAAAGTCATACAGAATTCTTCTAGATTCAATTACCAATTCATTATTAGCACCTGCAGCAACAATGTGATGAGCATTCCAACCTGTTATCGGATTCGCGAC contains:
- a CDS encoding AHH domain-containing protein translates to VANPITGWNAHHIVAAGANNELVIESRRILYDFGVDINSAANGIWLPKVKGYSHYNLPDYDGTMLTVATHNGGHTKNYYEYVYIKLRDMRNDYSHLSLP